The following coding sequences are from one Rhinoraja longicauda isolate Sanriku21f chromosome 7, sRhiLon1.1, whole genome shotgun sequence window:
- the tmem126a gene encoding transmembrane protein 126A has protein sequence MEDNVTLLGQDHQNNIPSPNVMQMLIERFERLPELDRTFFAYGPFYLGINSAFAGLIANSFFRRVLNIAQARFTSGLPMAVLPFLSTVAGYNAVVSKPLLSGDLNCPTCALVRGGLVASLGGGLYPIVLALPINAGLATRYNTSPLPEKGNIIRFWVAVCQPIMKKLSFVIILQAAFGVYLSSKHYAIYLKMLELPPSHTDSELNIS, from the exons ATGGAAGACAATGTTACATTACTTGGACAAGATCATCAAAATAATATTCCCAGCCCAAATGTGATGCAAATGCTCATCGAACGGTTTGAACGTCTTCCAGAATTGGACAG aacatTCTTTGCCTATGGACCGTTCTACCTTGGGATAAATTCAGCATTTGCTGGTTTAATTGCCAACAGTTTCTTTCGGAGAGTCCTTAATATTGCACAAGCTCGTTTTACGTCTGGTTTGCCTATGGCAGTCCTTCCATTTTTGTCGACTGTAGCAGGATATAATGCTGTTGTATCAAAACCTTTGCTTTCAG GTGATTTAAACTGTCCCACATGTGCTCTTGTTAGAGGAGGATTGGTAGCTTCTCTTGGTGGGGGGCTATATCCCATTGTTTTGGCCTTGCCTATAAACGCTGGGCTTGCAACAAG GTACAATACAAGCCCATTGCCAGAAAAAGGAAATATAATAAGATTCTGGGTTGCTGTTTGTCAGCCAATTATGAAGAAATTAAGTTTTGTGATAATCCTTCAAGCTGCCTTTGGAGTCTACCTCAGTTCCAAGCACTATGCAATTTACCTGAAGATGCTTGAACTTCCTCCATCGCACACAGATTCTGAACTAAACATTAGTTAA